A single genomic interval of Astyanax mexicanus isolate ESR-SI-001 chromosome 4, AstMex3_surface, whole genome shotgun sequence harbors:
- the LOC125801172 gene encoding sterile alpha motif domain-containing protein 3-like has translation MLLRIIINKDDIRKIQTDSEPETLDSFYSFLKCKLGLGGDFVVQFQDPDFGNEFCNLSSLSELPKEKATLKVILKQIPESPQTDSTLDTASLSSPSSSSMEDTPSCRRPWPDPFVIPKFSYDVELKLKRGNEAYQENGTLLITNKDTKSEILEKLAEEIYKYSAYPSREQYDIVAQSLVKKHPCLREPGSVKGWYCWKFSLKFKMGNYRNKLRVSGCSELTVNRRNSGPKQKLKKAKKSEVNFLPDVPEGKTQNVLEEERAAIVAEMKKKKVDWKKVTDMMASTFPLRRKEIVEEQPLVAEVKAKWPALFTDTQIEAEFARLTSTDLWDTFVSGLDQYMERFLQMFKAKSHCIQALSSLLSLLDDDNSVQKKRAVILRGLPHFLREDPSKLLKIAETTESEEQMAKGVSIGVLLIQEEEDVIDFSVVLEEQIILNGITDFPHAVAMLVGLLFALNIDYPKELRYTFEVIQKVLMNIGGEQCSARVHGLRNRLLCKTL, from the exons atgttgCTAAGAATCATTATAAACAAGGATGATATTAGGAAGATACAAACTGACAGTGAGCCAGAGACTCTTGAttccttttattcttttttgaaATGCAAGCTTGGATTGGGAGGTGACTTTGTAGTTCAATTTCAAGATCCAGACTTTGGCAATGAGTTCTGCAACTTGTCAAGCTTGTCTGAACTTCCAAAAGAGAAGGCCACTTTAAAGGTAATCCTCAAGCAAATCCCCGAGTCCCCTCAGACTGACTCAACGTTGGACACGGCAAGTCTCTCGTCGCCCTCATCATCTTCCATGGAGGACACTCCTTCCTGCCGTCGGCCATGGCCTGACCCTTTTGTGATTCCAAAATTCTCATACGATGTGGAATTGAAGCTTAAACGTGGTAATGAAGCCTACCAGGAGAATGGAACCCTTCTGATTACAAATAAAGACACTAAATCTGAGATACTTGAAAAATTGGCTGAAGAAATTTACAAATACTCAGCATACCCATCTCGAGAGCAGTATGACATTGTTGCACAGAGCCTTGTTAAGAAACATCCTTGCCTGAGAGAGCCTGGATCTGTGAAGGGGTGGTACTGCTGGAAGttcagtttaaagtttaaaatgggAAATTACCGCAACAAGCTTCGTGTGTCTGGATGTTCAGAGCTAACAGTGAATCGCCGAAATTCAGGACCAAAGCAGAAGCTCAAGAAAGCTAAAAAGTCTGAAGTCAACTTTCTTCCGGATGTTCCTGAAGGCAAAACGCAGAATGTGCTGGAAGAGGAGAGGGCAGCCATTGTTGcagagatgaagaagaagaaagttGATTGGAAGAAAGTTACTGACATGATGGCCAGCACATTCCCTCTGCGACGAAAAGAAATAGTTGAAGAACAACCACTTGTGGCAGAAGTGAAGGCCAAGTGGCCAGCTTTGTTCACAGATACACAG ATTGAGGCTGAATTTGCTCGACTAACTTCCACTGACCTGTGGGACACGTTTGTTTCTGGGCTGGATCAGTATATGGAAAGATTCTTGCAGATGTTTAAGGCCAAGAGTCACTGCATTCAAGCACTTAGCAGCCTCCTGTCTCTGCTTGATGATGAT AATTCAGTTCAAAAGAAAAGGGCAGTCATTCTGAGAGGCCTGCCACATTTTCTCAGGGAGGATCCATCCAAACTTCTAAAGATTGCTGAG ACTACAGAGAGTGAGGAGCAGATGGCAAAAGGAGTAAGTATTGGTGTCTTGCTGATACAAGAAGAGGAGGACGTCATTGACTTTTCAGTGGTACTGGAAGAGCAGATCATCCTGAATGGCATTACTGACTTCCCCCATGCGGTAGCTATGCTTGTTGGTCTGTTATTCGCACTTAATATTGACTACCCCAAGGAACTGCGCTACACGTTCGAGGTCATTCAGAAGGTTTTAATGAACATTGGAGGTGAACAGTGTTCTGCTAGGGTTCACGGACTCAGAAACAGACTCTTGTGTAAAACTCTGTAG